The following proteins come from a genomic window of Candidatus Bathyarchaeia archaeon:
- a CDS encoding DUF5615 family PIN-like protein, which produces MKLLLDEMYTGLKEYLQALGWDVVTVHDANLAGASDRKIVEYAERNGLLLVTQDEKHADLASLRHVPCVLISKTMLTKMIDAELRKTQTSGVAEIKMKPSRIFDPAHIAVLESEDRKMWQNPDEILAGVELRPNWVAVDLGCGSGYFTVPLSNKVKRVLAIDVQKEMLDFLKNKIRQLKIKNIKLLLSQPNEIPVGDNSVDFLMSVNALHEFDARDKMTEEMRRVLKKGGKLLVVDFKKEDTGFGPPVSIRVSKERAVRVFEKRGFRLSKTKDLPYHYVLVFVKA; this is translated from the coding sequence GTGAAGCTACTCCTAGATGAAATGTACACTGGATTAAAGGAATATCTGCAGGCTCTAGGTTGGGATGTGGTAACGGTTCACGATGCCAACTTGGCTGGAGCCAGCGACAGAAAGATTGTTGAGTATGCTGAAAGGAACGGACTGCTGCTCGTGACACAGGATGAAAAACACGCTGATTTAGCCAGCTTGCGACATGTTCCCTGCGTGCTCATTTCAAAAACTATGCTCACGAAAATGATAGATGCCGAGTTAAGAAAAACCCAAACTTCAGGCGTGGCTGAAATCAAAATGAAGCCATCTCGCATTTTTGACCCAGCACATATTGCTGTGTTAGAATCAGAAGACCGTAAGATGTGGCAGAACCCGGACGAGATACTAGCTGGCGTCGAGCTTCGACCGAATTGGGTTGCTGTGGATTTGGGTTGCGGCAGTGGGTATTTCACCGTGCCGCTTTCCAATAAGGTCAAGAGAGTTCTAGCAATTGATGTTCAGAAAGAAATGCTGGACTTCCTTAAGAACAAGATAAGACAGCTCAAGATCAAGAACATAAAACTACTGCTTTCTCAACCCAATGAAATCCCTGTTGGGGACAACAGCGTTGATTTCTTAATGTCAGTTAACGCGCTTCACGAGTTTGATGCCAGAGACAAGATGACCGAAGAAATGAGACGGGTCCTTAAGAAAGGCGGAAAGCTGCTTGTTGTTGACTTCAAAAAAGAGGACACGGGTTTCGGTCCACCAGTCAGTATAAGAGTTAGTAAGGAAAGGGCTGTCAGAGTTTTTGAGAAAAGAGGTTTCAGGCTGTCAAAAACCAAGGATTTGCCTTATCATTATGTGCTGGTTTTCGTTAAGGCTTAA
- a CDS encoding SRPBCC domain-containing protein, with amino-acid sequence MIGDLIAYSILTDAFDADGGQIETKVKTIKQTVVVSASPEEVYEAFMNAGKHSAFTGSKATCNPEVGGKFTAWDGYIFGKNLELDKGKRIVQEWKTTEWPRGYASSRLELTFRKAEGGTQIVMAHSDVPASQAKDVEQGWIDFYWTPLKEYFAR; translated from the coding sequence GTGATAGGAGACCTTATTGCCTACAGCATTCTTACAGATGCTTTTGATGCTGACGGAGGCCAAATCGAAACGAAAGTTAAGACGATCAAACAGACCGTAGTTGTCTCAGCTTCACCTGAAGAGGTTTATGAAGCTTTCATGAATGCTGGAAAACATAGCGCCTTCACCGGCAGCAAGGCCACCTGCAACCCGGAAGTAGGCGGCAAGTTCACAGCGTGGGACGGTTACATTTTTGGAAAGAATTTGGAGTTGGATAAAGGAAAGAGAATAGTTCAAGAATGGAAGACAACGGAATGGCCGCGAGGCTATGCCTCTTCGAGATTAGAGTTGACTTTCAGGAAAGCTGAAGGCGGCACTCAAATAGTTATGGCACACTCTGATGTGCCAGCGAGTCAGGCGAAAGACGTAGAGCAAGGATGGATCGACTTCTACTGGACCCCTCTCAAAGAATACTTTGCGAGGTAG